One window from the genome of Hippoglossus hippoglossus isolate fHipHip1 chromosome 6, fHipHip1.pri, whole genome shotgun sequence encodes:
- the LOC117763097 gene encoding troponin I, fast skeletal muscle-like has protein sequence MSEKRMTSSRRHHLKSVMLQIAATMIVQEKKDVIEAKKAYMGEACPAPSISGDQAALMETCKKLHSRIDGVDEERYDLESKVNKGNKEIDDLKIKVVDLAGVKKPALKKVRMSADAMLKALLGSKHTVNMDLRANLKQVKKEVKEEPAEAAGDWRKNIEDKADRKKMFETS, from the exons ATGTCTGA AAAGAGAATGACTTCGAGCCGCAGGCATCATCTCAAG AGTGTGATGCTCCAGATTGCGGCGACCATGATTGTTCAGGAGAAGAAGGACGTCATAGAAGCCAAAAAGGCCTACATGGGTGAAGCCTGCCCGGCACCAAGCATCAGTGGAGACCAAGCAGCACTAATG GAAACCTGCAAAAAGCTGCACTCCCGTATTGACGGAGTGGATGAAGAGAGGTACGACTTGGAGTCCAAAGTGAACAAGGGTAATAAAGAg ATCGATGATTTGAAGATCAAAGTGGTCGACTTGGCAGGCGTGAAGAAGCCCGCTCTGAAGAAAGTGCGTATGTCTGCCGACGCCATGTTGAAAGCTCTGCTGGGCTCCAAGCACACAGTCAACATGGACCTGAGGGCCAACCTGAAGCAGGTCAAGAAGGAAGTGAAAGAGGAG CCTGCAGAGGCGGCCGGCGACTGGCGTAAGAATATTGAGGACAAGGCTGACAGGAAGAAGATGTTCGAGACTTCCTAA
- the LOC117763092 gene encoding troponin I, fast skeletal muscle-like isoform X7: protein MCLNLNVCVKCSESVKHPIFGYLSNNVFWFCPIFCQSLKPKEAKMSDGKKMTSSRRHYLKSLMLQIAAGWLEQETTDLAATKEAYMAENCPIPDMSGDQASLVEFCKKLHQSLDKIDEDRYDNGAKVAKTDKEIEELRMKVLELAGVKKPALKKVRMSADSMLQALLGGKHKVTMDLRSNLKQVKKEVKEEVRHCSIFFSTLT from the exons atgtgtttaaacctaaatgtgtgtgtgaagtgttcaGAGTCA GTAAAACATCCTATATTCGGATATTTGTCTAATAATGTCTTTTGGTTTTGCCCGATTTTTTGCCAGAGTCTGAAACCAAAAGAAGCCAAGATGTCTGA TGGAAAGAAGATGACATCAAGCCGCAGGCATTATCTTAAG AGTTTGATGCTGCAGATCGCTGCTGGCTGGCTGGAGCAGGAAACTACTGATCTTGCAGCCACCAAAGAAGCTTACATGGCTGAGAATTGCCCCATCCCTGACATGAGTGGAGACCAAGCATCTCTGGTG GAATTCTGCAAAAAGCTGCACCAGTCCCTCGACAAGATCGATGAGGACAGATACGACAACGGGGCCAAAGTTGCAAAGACAGACAAGGAG atCGAGGAGCTGAGGATGAAGGTGTTGGAGCTGGCTGGAGTGAAGAAACCCGCCTTGAAGAAAGTGCGTATGTCTGCTGACTCCATGCTGCAGGCTCTGCTGGGAGGAAAACATAAGGTGACCATGGACCTGAGGTCCAACCTGAAGCAGGTCAAAAAGGAGGTTAAAGAGGAGGTGAGGCATTGTTCcatatttttttccacattgaCATGA